A window of Zavarzinella sp. contains these coding sequences:
- a CDS encoding metallophosphoesterase family protein — translation MARLLAIGDIHGCLPALKKLLAAVKLTTEDQLVTLGDYVHRGPDTPGVLDLLIDLHRENRVISLMGNHDELYLEAHDDGRKLSKKHRQFFQATCHNYFETNSHIFVHANVVPTIPMAEQSTYTLRWEKLYGPLGCKPHFSGKTIVCGHTAQKSGLVLNVGYLLCIDTFCYGGQWLTCADLTTQIIYQANLHGDVRRSPMPLISANPYQS, via the coding sequence ATGGCTCGGTTGCTGGCAATAGGAGATATTCATGGTTGTTTGCCTGCCCTCAAAAAGCTGTTAGCAGCAGTAAAACTGACGACGGAAGATCAACTCGTTACATTAGGCGATTATGTGCACCGTGGGCCGGATACACCGGGTGTGCTGGATTTGCTTATTGATCTGCATCGGGAAAATCGTGTGATTTCACTAATGGGGAACCACGACGAGCTGTATCTGGAAGCCCACGATGATGGCCGGAAATTGTCAAAGAAGCACCGCCAGTTTTTTCAGGCAACCTGCCACAATTATTTCGAAACAAACAGCCACATATTTGTGCACGCCAACGTGGTGCCTACCATACCGATGGCAGAACAATCCACTTACACGCTGCGGTGGGAAAAACTTTACGGTCCACTGGGCTGCAAACCACATTTTTCTGGTAAAACCATCGTTTGTGGGCATACCGCACAGAAATCTGGCCTTGTCCTGAACGTGGGCTACTTATTGTGCATCGACACTTTCTGTTATGGTGGGCAATGGCTGACCTGTGCCGATCTGACTACCCAGATCATCTACCAGGCGAACCTGCACGGTGATGTGCGTCGCAGCCCGATGCCACTGATCAGCGCTAACCCATATCAATCATAG
- a CDS encoding DUF3987 domain-containing protein: protein MISAFGSAIGNSRWLQINETFKAPPIIWSMIVGESGDGKSPAFRAVMKFTRQKNKQAYQQYEQQLKAQTEQQHYQRENDQEEMEEYRRKKDAYAKREREHQQALKQWESQYKKWDKEGQIGDAPSAPVWNEDPPQKPKQKRQMGPSVLPAVRYLITDTTLEG from the coding sequence TTGATTTCTGCTTTTGGCAGTGCGATCGGTAATTCTCGTTGGTTGCAAATTAATGAAACCTTCAAAGCACCGCCGATTATCTGGTCAATGATCGTGGGAGAATCTGGTGATGGAAAAAGTCCGGCATTTCGAGCAGTGATGAAGTTTACTCGTCAAAAGAACAAGCAGGCTTACCAGCAATACGAGCAACAATTGAAAGCCCAAACAGAGCAACAACATTACCAGAGAGAGAATGATCAAGAGGAAATGGAAGAATATCGCCGCAAAAAGGATGCGTATGCAAAGCGTGAACGGGAACACCAGCAAGCACTCAAACAGTGGGAAAGCCAGTACAAGAAATGGGATAAGGAAGGTCAAATCGGAGATGCGCCTTCAGCACCAGTTTGGAATGAGGATCCACCACAAAAGCCCAAACAGAAACGTCAAATGGGCCCCTCAGTCCTGCCCGCTGTTCGGTATCTGATCACCGATACCACGCTGGAAGGATGA
- a CDS encoding DEAD/DEAH box helicase family protein: MKLHFESNLGYQLDAIEAVCDLFRGQEICRTEFTVTLPRDPNSLFEENSDLGIGNRLQLLDTELLANLREVQLRHGLKPTDELESGKFNFTVEMETGTGKTYVYLRTIFQLNRDYGFTKFVIVVPSVAIKEGVFKTLEITEDHLRSLYGNVPFSKGNNYFIYDSSKLGQVRNFATSSQLQVMVVTVGAINKKDVNNLYKSHEAISDEKPIDLIRATRPIIIVDEPQSVDGGLEGRGREALDGMNPLCTVRYSATHIDKHAMVYRLDAVDAYQQKLVKQIEVASLEVEGGHNKPFVRVKGIKPMKGKPPVATLELDIQQAKTVSRKEKKVSGGEDLEQLTNRAIYSNFRIGEINAKKGQEYVEIHAPGDHHFLKIGETTGDVDQTALKRQMIRRTIKEHLDKELRLRPQGIKVLSLFFIDEVGKYRIYDVDGNPQKGEYAHIFEEEYAKLVKHPNYRILFEGIDATSTATEVHDGYFSIDKKGTWQDTAENNSGNRENAERAYNLIMREKEKLLSFDTKLKFIFSHSALREGWDNPNVFQICALRDIGTERERRQTIGRGLRLCVNSSGDRIRGFETNTLTVIATESYEEFAEQLQKEIETDTGIKFGIVEEHQFATIAVPDGKGSHQMLGYDKSKEIWGYLQKMGYLDKKGKVQDRLRTDLKAGMVELPEEFAPYSHTINDILRKLAGKLDIKNADERKTIRTRQAVLESEAFKALWDRIKHKTTYRVHFDAEKLITDAAKAIANGPPISKSRLHFRKAELDINKGGVAAKATEVLSPTTLDEDDIDLPDILTDLQDKTQLTRKSIARILTKSGRLKDFRANPQQFIEQAVLHINYAKRLALVDGIRYRKLGDEHYFTQELFETEELTGYLKNMIETSKGTHECVVYQSGVEKSFAEDLENNVAVKVYAKLPNWFRVPTPLGFYEPDWAVLIEEEGKERLYFVVETKSSLFDFDLRDREQGKIDCGKAHFEEIGSGFDQPAKFVMATELDDVFQHVH; this comes from the coding sequence ATGAAGCTCCATTTTGAATCCAATCTGGGTTATCAGCTTGATGCGATTGAAGCAGTTTGTGACCTGTTTCGCGGGCAGGAAATCTGTCGGACAGAGTTTACAGTCACGCTGCCGAGAGATCCAAACTCTTTGTTTGAAGAAAATAGCGACCTGGGGATTGGCAATCGACTACAACTGCTGGATACGGAACTATTGGCCAACCTGCGTGAGGTACAACTGAGACACGGCTTGAAGCCCACGGATGAGCTGGAATCGGGCAAATTCAATTTCACCGTGGAGATGGAGACCGGTACTGGAAAAACTTATGTCTATTTGCGTACGATCTTCCAGCTGAACCGTGATTACGGCTTTACCAAGTTCGTGATTGTTGTGCCCAGCGTGGCCATTAAGGAGGGAGTGTTCAAGACATTGGAAATTACCGAAGATCACCTTCGCAGTTTGTATGGCAATGTCCCATTTTCGAAAGGAAATAATTATTTTATTTATGATTCATCAAAGTTAGGTCAGGTGCGGAACTTCGCCACAAGTTCGCAATTGCAGGTGATGGTCGTAACTGTGGGAGCAATCAACAAGAAAGATGTGAATAACCTTTACAAGTCCCACGAAGCGATCAGCGATGAAAAGCCGATCGACCTGATTCGCGCGACCCGCCCCATCATTATTGTGGATGAACCGCAAAGTGTCGATGGCGGCCTGGAAGGTCGGGGCAGAGAAGCACTTGACGGCATGAATCCTCTTTGCACAGTACGGTATTCCGCTACACATATTGATAAACATGCTATGGTGTATCGCCTGGATGCCGTTGATGCTTACCAGCAGAAACTGGTCAAGCAAATTGAGGTAGCTTCACTGGAAGTCGAAGGTGGGCACAACAAACCCTTTGTACGAGTAAAAGGTATCAAGCCGATGAAGGGCAAGCCACCTGTCGCGACACTGGAACTCGACATCCAGCAGGCAAAAACTGTTTCCCGAAAGGAAAAAAAGGTTTCTGGCGGGGAAGATCTGGAGCAACTGACCAACAGGGCGATTTACAGTAACTTCCGTATTGGGGAAATCAACGCGAAGAAGGGTCAGGAATACGTAGAAATTCATGCACCCGGTGACCACCATTTCTTGAAGATTGGTGAAACCACAGGTGATGTTGATCAAACAGCGTTGAAAAGACAGATGATTCGCAGAACCATCAAGGAGCATCTTGATAAGGAACTCCGGCTTCGTCCGCAGGGTATCAAGGTACTGAGTCTGTTCTTTATCGATGAAGTTGGCAAGTACCGTATCTACGACGTCGACGGTAATCCGCAGAAAGGCGAATACGCCCACATCTTTGAAGAAGAGTATGCAAAGCTGGTGAAGCATCCGAATTATCGGATTCTCTTTGAAGGAATTGATGCGACGAGTACAGCCACGGAGGTTCACGATGGGTACTTCTCGATCGACAAGAAGGGGACATGGCAGGACACGGCGGAAAACAACTCCGGGAACCGCGAGAACGCTGAGAGGGCCTATAACCTTATCATGCGGGAGAAAGAGAAACTGCTGAGCTTCGACACAAAGCTGAAGTTTATCTTCTCGCACTCTGCACTACGTGAGGGGTGGGACAATCCCAATGTTTTTCAGATTTGTGCCCTTCGCGACATTGGCACAGAACGTGAACGCCGACAAACCATTGGTCGAGGCCTTCGATTGTGTGTCAATAGCTCTGGAGACCGGATCCGGGGCTTCGAAACCAATACCCTGACAGTAATTGCCACAGAGAGCTATGAGGAATTCGCAGAGCAGTTGCAGAAAGAAATTGAGACAGATACGGGCATCAAGTTTGGGATAGTGGAGGAGCACCAATTTGCCACGATTGCTGTGCCCGATGGCAAGGGGAGCCACCAGATGCTCGGTTACGACAAGTCTAAAGAAATTTGGGGCTATTTGCAGAAAATGGGGTATCTGGATAAAAAGGGAAAAGTTCAGGATCGACTACGCACCGATTTGAAAGCTGGTATGGTAGAATTGCCGGAAGAATTCGCCCCTTACTCCCACACGATCAACGATATCCTTCGAAAACTGGCAGGGAAACTCGATATCAAGAACGCCGATGAACGTAAGACGATACGCACCCGTCAAGCAGTATTGGAGAGTGAAGCTTTCAAGGCACTGTGGGATCGCATTAAACACAAAACAACCTATCGCGTGCATTTCGATGCAGAGAAATTAATCACCGATGCGGCGAAAGCTATCGCGAATGGCCCACCCATTTCGAAGAGCCGCCTTCATTTCCGCAAAGCAGAACTCGACATCAATAAGGGGGGAGTTGCTGCCAAAGCAACGGAAGTACTTTCACCAACAACACTGGATGAGGACGATATTGATCTTCCAGACATCTTAACTGACTTGCAGGACAAGACTCAACTAACACGGAAAAGTATCGCACGCATCCTGACCAAAAGTGGGCGGCTCAAAGATTTTCGAGCGAATCCGCAACAATTCATCGAACAGGCTGTGCTCCATATCAATTATGCAAAACGCCTCGCTTTGGTCGATGGCATCCGTTACCGAAAATTGGGTGATGAGCATTACTTTACCCAGGAACTGTTCGAAACAGAGGAATTGACAGGATACCTGAAGAATATGATTGAAACATCCAAAGGTACGCATGAGTGTGTGGTTTATCAATCGGGTGTGGAGAAATCATTCGCGGAAGATTTGGAAAATAATGTAGCTGTAAAAGTTTATGCAAAATTACCGAACTGGTTCCGAGTACCTACACCGTTGGGTTTCTACGAACCGGACTGGGCAGTACTGATTGAGGAAGAAGGGAAAGAACGACTCTACTTCGTTGTCGAGACAAAATCATCGCTTTTTGATTTTGATCTCCGTGACCGCGAGCAAGGAAAGATTGATTGTGGCAAAGCCCACTTCGAGGAAATCGGCAGCGGGTTCGATCAACCTGCAAAGTTTGTTATGGCCACAGAGCTTGATGATGTGTTTCAGCACGTTCATTAA
- a CDS encoding helix-turn-helix domain-containing protein — protein MWISPPEQNDAPLALRPREAARLLSISTRTLWELVRQGRVKRIKLGTAKNSPVMFRRCDLEAFLAAEMQQETSGDQGGQE, from the coding sequence ATGTGGATTTCACCACCAGAACAGAATGATGCCCCACTGGCATTACGGCCTCGAGAAGCGGCTCGGTTATTAAGCATCTCCACCAGAACGCTCTGGGAGTTGGTGCGACAAGGGCGGGTCAAACGGATCAAGCTGGGAACAGCCAAAAACAGTCCGGTGATGTTTCGCCGGTGTGACCTGGAAGCATTTCTGGCTGCGGAAATGCAGCAGGAAACCTCTGGCGATCAGGGAGGTCAGGAATGA
- a CDS encoding DUF3987 domain-containing protein, translating into MTSILQDNPRGTIVVVDELASWFSSHTRYRGNGKSSDMKSYLSMYDGDEIDYYRKTGKEWVYIPRATVNVTGGIQPGILRAILTRENRDSGLAARFQFAWPERRAQLLQDYSFNPQLDKAMSSLFEKLFSLEMLRGEQGQLDPKFLMLEPKAFSLFQQQFNRLGEEHLELEGDLAAANAKHKSLPARLALILHMVRYAAGENVNPDMVDATSMQYAIELAEWFRNETLRVYYLLDHPDEVKVVSQLDQLSHWIRKQGGRVSIRDVQRKKNMKTAQEAEQLLNSMVEADKGYWEESVGTGVGRKPARHFVLNPPIATQEPVSSPEQSHDPPPTNPEIWMDHEEQMQQMKDTIGK; encoded by the coding sequence ATGACTTCCATTTTGCAAGACAACCCTCGGGGCACCATCGTTGTAGTTGATGAGTTGGCCAGCTGGTTCAGCTCCCACACCCGTTATCGAGGCAATGGGAAATCATCTGATATGAAATCATATCTTTCCATGTACGATGGCGATGAGATTGATTATTATCGAAAAACGGGCAAAGAATGGGTCTATATTCCCAGAGCTACGGTCAATGTCACCGGAGGTATCCAGCCAGGAATCCTTCGAGCCATCCTGACCAGAGAGAATCGGGATTCCGGCTTGGCGGCACGATTCCAATTTGCCTGGCCTGAAAGACGGGCACAGTTGTTGCAGGATTATTCGTTTAACCCTCAACTGGACAAAGCCATGTCTTCACTGTTTGAGAAATTATTCAGTTTGGAGATGCTGCGGGGCGAACAAGGCCAACTAGATCCCAAGTTTCTCATGCTGGAACCAAAGGCATTTTCATTATTTCAGCAGCAATTTAATCGTTTGGGAGAAGAGCATCTGGAATTGGAAGGTGACCTGGCTGCTGCCAATGCAAAGCACAAGTCATTACCTGCACGGCTTGCTCTGATTCTGCATATGGTACGGTACGCAGCGGGTGAAAATGTGAATCCAGACATGGTTGATGCTACCAGCATGCAGTATGCGATTGAACTGGCCGAATGGTTCCGCAATGAAACGTTGAGGGTTTATTATCTCCTGGATCATCCGGATGAGGTGAAGGTTGTTTCACAACTTGACCAGTTATCCCACTGGATTCGCAAACAAGGTGGCCGAGTCAGTATTCGGGATGTTCAACGCAAGAAGAACATGAAAACCGCACAGGAAGCGGAGCAATTGCTGAACAGCATGGTGGAAGCGGACAAAGGATACTGGGAAGAATCCGTCGGTACGGGAGTGGGACGGAAACCTGCACGCCATTTCGTGTTGAATCCACCGATTGCTACCCAGGAGCCAGTTTCATCACCTGAACAGTCCCATGATCCGCCGCCGACGAATCCGGAGATTTGGATGGATCACGAAGAACAGATGCAGCAGATGAAAGATACCATTGGCAAATGA
- a CDS encoding virulence RhuM family protein → MKEDTVPAGEFLLYVSEDGRTRVECRFQDETIWLSQALIAELFQIDVRTANEHLQNIFKEGELNPGATIRKFRIVRIEGTREVSREIEHYNLDAILAVGFRVRSERGTQFRQWATTRLKEYLVKGFTMDDERLKNPPAAGSGVPDYFDELLERIRDIRSSEKRMYLRVREIFALAGDYLPNHPETTIFFQKIQNKLHYAATGKTAAELIAERADAQKSNMGLTTWKGSVVRKGDVATAKNYLLVEEIDELNRIVVMWLDYAEDQARRRKQVFLKDWETKLEEFLQFNDRAVLEGKGTVSHTDAVLKAEAEYEEFAARRRAAAGSGIEQMLRQNLEDTAKMIPKQPKMKSKKRKKSP, encoded by the coding sequence ATGAAAGAAGACACCGTACCCGCAGGCGAATTTCTGCTGTATGTGTCCGAAGACGGCCGCACGCGGGTCGAATGCCGTTTTCAGGATGAAACGATCTGGCTGAGCCAGGCACTGATTGCTGAATTGTTTCAAATCGATGTGAGAACTGCAAACGAACACCTACAAAACATCTTTAAGGAAGGTGAACTCAACCCGGGGGCAACTATCCGGAAATTCCGGATAGTTCGAATTGAAGGAACCCGGGAGGTTTCGCGGGAGATCGAACACTACAATCTGGATGCAATTCTTGCTGTCGGTTTCCGAGTGAGATCGGAGCGAGGCACACAGTTTCGCCAGTGGGCGACGACACGCCTAAAGGAGTACCTGGTCAAAGGCTTCACGATGGATGATGAGCGGCTGAAGAACCCACCTGCCGCCGGGTCTGGTGTGCCTGACTACTTTGACGAATTACTGGAACGTATCCGGGATATACGCTCCAGTGAAAAGCGAATGTATCTGCGAGTGCGGGAGATTTTTGCTTTGGCCGGGGATTATCTACCGAATCACCCAGAGACGACCATTTTCTTTCAAAAAATCCAGAACAAATTGCACTATGCAGCGACCGGAAAAACAGCTGCCGAGCTGATTGCCGAACGGGCTGATGCCCAGAAATCGAACATGGGTCTTACAACCTGGAAAGGATCTGTGGTTCGAAAAGGAGATGTTGCTACGGCCAAAAATTATCTTCTGGTCGAAGAGATTGATGAATTAAACCGAATCGTTGTCATGTGGCTCGACTATGCGGAAGATCAGGCCCGTCGACGAAAACAGGTATTTCTAAAGGATTGGGAAACAAAGTTGGAAGAGTTCCTGCAATTCAACGACCGTGCAGTGTTAGAAGGTAAAGGAACGGTGAGCCATACGGATGCTGTGCTGAAGGCCGAAGCGGAATATGAAGAGTTCGCGGCCCGTCGACGTGCGGCTGCTGGAAGCGGAATCGAACAGATGTTGCGGCAGAATTTAGAAGATACTGCAAAGATGATACCAAAACAACCCAAGATGAAGTCGAAGAAAAGGAAAAAATCGCCATGA